One segment of Streptomyces sp. NA02950 DNA contains the following:
- a CDS encoding enoyl-CoA hydratase, giving the protein MTHYETIETSTPGGGVGLIRLNRPKALNALNLTVMHELTRAAAEFDADTKVGAIVITGSERAFAAGADISEMAVLDYQDVVEADLFAGWEALARVRTPLIAAVCGYALGGGCELAMLCDLLIASDTAVFGQPEIKLGIIPGMGGSQRLTRAVGKAKAMDLCLTGRTMPVEEAERAGLVSRVVPADQLLDEALEAGRTIATMSRPAARAAKEAVNRALETTLSEGVRFERKLFHAAFASTDQKEGMSAFLEKRKPTFSGG; this is encoded by the coding sequence ATGACCCATTACGAGACGATCGAGACCAGTACCCCCGGCGGTGGAGTCGGGTTGATCCGACTGAACCGTCCGAAGGCGCTCAACGCTCTCAACCTGACGGTCATGCACGAACTCACCCGCGCGGCGGCGGAGTTCGACGCCGACACGAAGGTCGGGGCGATCGTGATCACCGGTTCGGAACGCGCCTTCGCCGCAGGGGCGGATATCTCCGAGATGGCCGTACTCGACTACCAGGACGTGGTCGAGGCGGATCTGTTCGCCGGTTGGGAGGCCCTCGCCCGGGTCCGTACCCCGCTGATCGCCGCGGTCTGCGGCTACGCCCTGGGTGGAGGGTGTGAGCTGGCCATGCTCTGTGACCTGCTCATCGCCTCCGACACCGCGGTCTTCGGCCAGCCCGAGATCAAACTCGGCATCATTCCGGGGATGGGCGGCTCGCAACGCCTGACCCGGGCAGTGGGGAAGGCGAAGGCAATGGATTTGTGCCTGACCGGCCGCACCATGCCGGTCGAGGAGGCCGAGCGCGCCGGGTTGGTCAGCCGGGTCGTCCCGGCCGACCAACTGCTCGATGAGGCACTCGAAGCCGGCCGGACCATCGCCACGATGTCGAGGCCGGCCGCCAGGGCGGCGAAGGAGGCCGTGAACCGCGCCTTGGAGACCACGCTCAGCGAAGGTGTGCGATTCGAGCGCAAGCTCTTCCACGCCGCCTTCGCGAGCACCGACCAAAAGGAGGGAATGTCCGCCTTCCTAGAGAAGCGGAAGCCGACGTTCAGCGGTGGGTAG
- a CDS encoding zinc-binding dehydrogenase produces MFAVYATGPSPDAPLDSLTVGERPDPVTPDGWVRVHVTAASLNMHDLWTLRGVGIKAERFPMILGCDGAGTLEDGTEVVVHSVIGDPQWRGDETLDPKRTLLTEKHQGTMADAVVVPRDNAVPKPARLTAAQSAVMGTTWLTAYRMLFTKSGLKPGQTMLVQGASGGVSTALVQLGRAAGMRVWATGRSEEKRALAEKLGAHATFEPGARLPAKVDAVFESVGDATWQHSMRALRPGGAIICCGSTSGPNPGADLQRLFFLQLRVEGSTMGTRQELLDLLTFVTNAGIVPEIGLEVPMADAKEAFRAMEHGETAGKIVLTR; encoded by the coding sequence ATGTTCGCCGTATACGCCACCGGGCCCAGCCCCGACGCTCCGCTCGACTCGCTGACCGTGGGGGAGCGCCCCGACCCCGTCACCCCCGACGGCTGGGTACGGGTCCACGTCACCGCCGCCAGCCTGAACATGCACGACCTGTGGACGCTGCGCGGCGTCGGGATCAAGGCCGAGCGCTTCCCGATGATCCTCGGCTGCGACGGCGCCGGAACGCTGGAGGACGGGACCGAGGTCGTGGTGCACTCCGTCATCGGCGACCCCCAGTGGCGCGGCGACGAGACCCTCGACCCGAAGCGCACCCTGCTCACCGAGAAGCACCAAGGCACCATGGCCGATGCCGTCGTGGTGCCGCGGGACAACGCCGTCCCGAAGCCCGCCCGGCTGACTGCCGCGCAGTCGGCCGTCATGGGAACGACATGGCTGACCGCCTACCGGATGCTGTTCACCAAGTCCGGCCTCAAGCCCGGGCAGACGATGCTGGTCCAGGGTGCCTCGGGCGGTGTCTCCACCGCCTTGGTACAGCTCGGCCGCGCCGCCGGGATGCGGGTCTGGGCCACCGGACGCAGCGAGGAGAAGCGGGCGCTGGCGGAGAAGCTGGGCGCCCATGCCACCTTCGAGCCCGGCGCACGGCTGCCCGCCAAAGTGGACGCGGTGTTCGAGTCCGTGGGCGACGCCACCTGGCAGCACTCGATGCGGGCGCTGCGGCCCGGGGGAGCCATCATCTGCTGCGGCTCCACAAGCGGTCCCAACCCAGGCGCGGACCTGCAACGGCTGTTCTTCCTTCAGCTGCGAGTCGAGGGATCGACCATGGGCACCCGCCAGGAGCTCCTCGACCTCCTCACCTTCGTGACAAACGCCGGCATCGTCCCGGAGATCGGTCTTGAAGTGCCGATGGCAGACGCGAAGGAGGCTTTCCGGGCGATGGAACACGGCGAGACGGCCGGGAAGATCGTTCTTACCCGGTGA
- a CDS encoding thiolase family protein, producing the protein MTQPSDVVVVEAVRTPIGRGHPDKGVFRNLHPHDLLGAVYTAVLDRAGVDPLEVGQVLTGCVQQIGEQGANVARNAWLHAGLPVEVPASTVDTQCGASQQAVNLAAALIASGAQDVVIAAGVEHMGHLPFAAGVRVQVEYGDAITPQIMGRHGLIKAHNLVGQGLSAERIATTWGLSRARLEEWALRSHQRADAATRAGAFAREILPVKAGGKVHNTDQGIRPDTTAESLAALPPVFADNGRLTAGTSSQTSDGASAVLLMSAARARALGVRARARVRDHALQGDDPLMMLTAPIPLTRRMLQRNRMVIEDLDIIEINEAFASVVGAWLAELRPDPERVNPRGGAIALGHPLGASGARLITTLLHEMEDLDAELGFLTMCCAGGLATGTLIERI; encoded by the coding sequence GTGACCCAGCCGTCAGACGTCGTGGTCGTGGAAGCCGTCCGCACCCCGATCGGGCGCGGCCACCCGGACAAGGGCGTCTTCAGGAATCTGCACCCCCACGATCTGCTGGGGGCGGTCTACACCGCGGTCCTTGACCGGGCCGGTGTCGACCCCTTGGAGGTCGGCCAGGTCCTCACCGGTTGCGTCCAGCAGATCGGTGAGCAGGGGGCGAACGTGGCCCGCAACGCCTGGCTGCACGCGGGACTGCCCGTCGAGGTCCCGGCCAGCACCGTGGACACCCAGTGCGGGGCCTCGCAGCAGGCCGTCAATCTCGCCGCGGCACTCATCGCCTCAGGGGCACAGGATGTGGTGATTGCCGCCGGTGTGGAACACATGGGGCACCTGCCCTTCGCCGCAGGAGTGCGCGTCCAGGTGGAGTACGGTGACGCCATCACCCCGCAGATCATGGGGCGGCACGGCCTGATCAAGGCGCACAACCTGGTGGGGCAGGGCCTGTCGGCCGAACGCATCGCGACCACCTGGGGTCTGTCACGCGCCAGACTGGAGGAGTGGGCTCTGCGCTCGCACCAGCGGGCCGATGCCGCCACCCGGGCCGGGGCGTTTGCCCGCGAGATCCTGCCGGTCAAGGCCGGCGGGAAGGTCCACAACACCGACCAGGGCATCCGCCCCGACACCACCGCGGAGTCGCTCGCGGCTCTGCCCCCGGTGTTCGCCGACAACGGACGGCTCACCGCCGGGACCTCGTCGCAGACCTCCGACGGAGCCTCGGCCGTGCTCCTGATGTCGGCGGCCAGAGCGCGCGCACTCGGCGTACGGGCGCGGGCCAGAGTACGCGATCACGCCCTGCAGGGTGACGATCCGCTGATGATGCTCACCGCCCCCATCCCCCTCACCCGCCGGATGTTGCAGCGCAACAGGATGGTGATCGAGGACCTGGACATCATCGAGATCAACGAGGCATTCGCCTCAGTGGTCGGCGCCTGGCTCGCGGAACTGCGTCCGGATCCCGAGCGGGTCAACCCCCGTGGCGGCGCGATAGCGCTCGGCCACCCGCTCGGGGCCTCGGGAGCGCGGCTGATCACCACGTTGCTCCACGAAATGGAAGACCTCGACGCCGAGCTGGGCTTCCTCACCATGTGCTGTGCCGGAGGACTCGCCACAGGAACGCTCATCGAGCGGATCTGA
- a CDS encoding acetoacetate--CoA ligase — MTGGAAGATVLWRPSRAAVRDSALSRFARATGHGEDYHDLWTWSVTDLEGFWTAAAEFLGVRWHTGPRCALGSRAMPGTEWFPGGRLSFAEHVFADRDPGKVAVRYASEAYPGVRAWTWADLRRETARIRAGLRDAGIGRGDRVAAYLPNLPQTLAAFLATASLGAVWSAAAPEFGAGAVVDRFAQIEPAVLLAVDGYRHKGKAMDRDAEGRDIARRIGARYVRLGHLDGSGWEDGFLGAEDSELAYEAVAFDHPLWVLYSSGTTGPPKAIVHGHGGVLLELLKTTVLQLGIGPLDRVFWHTTTGWVMWNILVGPLLTDASVVLYDGHPGHEVLWDLAEQTGMTVLGTSAAWLASCRRNGVRPLDGRDLSALRVIGSTGSPLAPECYDWVYAAFPTKPWLVSLSGGTDVVTPFLGAVPTVPVYRGELGPPALGVDLRSYAPDGRPLVGEVGEMVVAQPVPSMPIGFWNDPTGERLRGAYFSGFPGVWTHGDWLLLTERHTGVISGRSDATINRGGVRMGTGEIYRALLTVSEVQDALAVDVPRPGTHGWLVLFTVLSAGSVLDDALRSRITAAIRTGCSPRHVPDEIVPLDEIPRTASGKKLEVPVKRILMGAAPDSVVSRGSLANPPSLDAIRRAAAHLIPTAREGTLPPGTRPAPACPLREKEKS; from the coding sequence GTGACCGGGGGCGCCGCCGGAGCCACCGTGCTCTGGCGGCCCTCCCGCGCCGCCGTGCGTGACTCGGCGCTGTCCCGCTTCGCCCGGGCCACCGGGCACGGGGAGGACTACCACGACCTGTGGACCTGGTCGGTCACGGACCTCGAGGGCTTCTGGACCGCGGCGGCGGAGTTCTTGGGCGTCCGCTGGCACACCGGGCCGCGGTGCGCCCTGGGATCGCGGGCGATGCCGGGCACGGAGTGGTTCCCGGGTGGCCGCCTGTCGTTCGCCGAGCATGTGTTCGCCGACCGCGATCCCGGCAAGGTGGCCGTCCGGTACGCCTCCGAGGCATACCCCGGCGTCCGTGCATGGACGTGGGCGGACCTGCGCCGGGAGACCGCCCGTATCCGGGCGGGCCTGCGCGACGCGGGGATCGGCCGCGGTGATCGCGTCGCCGCGTATCTGCCCAACCTCCCACAGACGCTCGCCGCCTTCCTGGCCACGGCTTCGCTGGGTGCGGTGTGGTCGGCTGCGGCGCCGGAGTTCGGGGCGGGCGCCGTGGTGGACCGGTTCGCCCAGATCGAGCCGGCCGTGCTGCTTGCCGTCGACGGCTACCGGCACAAGGGCAAGGCCATGGACCGTGACGCCGAGGGCCGCGACATCGCCCGCCGGATCGGTGCCCGATATGTACGGCTGGGCCACCTCGACGGCTCCGGCTGGGAGGACGGATTCCTGGGGGCGGAGGACAGTGAGCTCGCCTATGAAGCCGTCGCCTTCGACCATCCGCTGTGGGTGCTCTACAGCTCCGGCACCACCGGGCCGCCGAAAGCGATCGTGCACGGTCACGGCGGTGTGCTCCTGGAACTGCTCAAGACGACGGTCCTGCAGCTCGGCATCGGCCCGCTGGACCGGGTGTTCTGGCACACCACCACGGGCTGGGTGATGTGGAACATCCTCGTCGGCCCGCTGCTCACCGACGCCTCGGTCGTCCTGTACGACGGCCATCCTGGGCACGAGGTGCTGTGGGACCTCGCGGAGCAAACCGGGATGACGGTGCTCGGCACCAGCGCCGCCTGGCTCGCATCGTGCCGGCGGAACGGCGTCCGACCGCTCGACGGACGCGACCTGTCCGCGCTGCGCGTCATCGGCTCCACCGGCTCACCGCTGGCTCCCGAGTGCTACGACTGGGTCTACGCCGCCTTTCCCACCAAGCCCTGGCTGGTCTCCCTCAGCGGGGGGACCGACGTGGTCACCCCGTTCCTCGGGGCGGTGCCGACCGTCCCGGTCTACCGTGGCGAACTCGGCCCTCCGGCGCTCGGAGTCGACCTGCGTTCATACGCGCCCGACGGAAGACCGCTGGTGGGGGAGGTCGGGGAGATGGTCGTGGCCCAGCCGGTTCCCTCGATGCCGATCGGATTCTGGAACGACCCGACGGGTGAACGGCTGCGCGGCGCGTATTTCTCGGGTTTCCCCGGAGTGTGGACGCACGGGGACTGGCTGCTCCTGACAGAGCGGCACACCGGCGTCATCAGCGGACGTAGCGACGCCACCATCAACCGGGGCGGCGTACGGATGGGCACCGGCGAGATATACCGCGCCCTGCTCACCGTCTCCGAGGTCCAGGACGCGCTCGCGGTCGACGTACCGCGCCCGGGAACGCACGGCTGGCTCGTGCTGTTCACCGTTCTGTCCGCCGGCAGCGTGCTCGACGACGCGCTGCGGTCGAGGATCACCGCGGCCATCCGCACCGGGTGTTCGCCCCGCCACGTGCCCGACGAAATCGTTCCGCTCGACGAGATACCGCGTACCGCGTCGGGCAAGAAGCTGGAAGTCCCGGTGAAGCGCATCCTCATGGGCGCGGCCCCGGACTCGGTCGTCAGCCGGGGCAGCCTGGCCAACCCGCCCTCACTCGACGCCATCAGGCGTGCCGCCGCCCATCTGATCCCGACGGCGCGGGAAGGCACCCTGCCGCCTGGGACACGGCCCGCCCCGGCGTGCCCCCTCCGGGAGAAGGAGAAGTCGTGA
- a CDS encoding cyclase family protein — protein sequence MTDTDEETRLLRDYIERCRNWGRWGEDDEIGTLNFVGPEQVRAAAGLVRRGEVIPVSLPYDPQGCQDGGFRQNPQLLVKASGSDYLSGAQEQTPWGPARGFGFSDDVVILPTQSGTQWDSLSHIFFEGKMYNGRSADLVTSAGAARNGIEKTVSRFVMRGVLLDIARWAGVGSLEPGYAISADELERVAAAQGVEIRRGDALLVRTGFLGARRGRWGDYAGGPSPGLSLHTAPWLHEREVSAVASDTWGVEVRPNEIGHVQPLHSIALVHMGLALGEIFDLEALSAHCADDGVYEFMFVAAPLPLTGASGSPLSGLVIK from the coding sequence ATGACCGATACCGACGAGGAGACGCGCCTGCTCCGGGACTACATCGAACGCTGCCGAAACTGGGGCCGCTGGGGCGAGGACGACGAGATCGGCACGCTGAACTTCGTCGGCCCCGAGCAGGTACGCGCGGCGGCCGGGCTGGTCCGCCGGGGCGAGGTGATCCCGGTCAGCCTGCCGTACGATCCGCAGGGCTGCCAGGACGGAGGATTCCGCCAGAATCCGCAGCTGCTGGTGAAGGCGTCGGGCTCGGACTACCTCTCCGGTGCCCAGGAGCAGACGCCGTGGGGCCCGGCGCGGGGGTTCGGGTTCTCCGACGACGTCGTCATCCTGCCGACACAGTCCGGCACCCAGTGGGACTCGCTGTCGCACATCTTCTTCGAGGGCAAGATGTACAACGGGCGCAGCGCCGACCTGGTGACCTCGGCCGGCGCGGCGCGCAACGGCATCGAGAAGACCGTCTCCCGATTCGTGATGCGCGGAGTCCTGCTGGACATCGCGCGGTGGGCCGGGGTCGGCAGCCTGGAGCCGGGCTACGCCATCTCCGCCGACGAGCTGGAGCGGGTGGCCGCCGCGCAGGGCGTCGAGATCCGGCGCGGGGATGCCCTCCTGGTCCGTACGGGCTTCCTGGGCGCCCGGCGCGGCCGGTGGGGGGACTACGCGGGCGGGCCGTCGCCCGGGCTGTCGCTGCACACGGCACCGTGGCTGCATGAGCGGGAGGTCTCCGCCGTCGCCTCCGACACCTGGGGCGTGGAGGTACGCCCCAACGAGATCGGCCATGTGCAACCCCTGCACTCCATCGCACTGGTCCACATGGGTCTCGCTCTCGGGGAGATCTTCGATCTGGAGGCGCTGTCCGCGCACTGCGCCGACGACGGGGTGTACGAGTTCATGTTCGTCGCCGCGCCGTTGCCCCTGACCGGGGCGTCCGGGTCGCCGCTCAGCGGGCTGGTGATCAAGTGA
- a CDS encoding amidohydrolase family protein has translation MSPSRSLIKGGYVLSMDPQVGEIPVGDILVEDDRIARIAPHIDADAEVIDAEGCVVMPGMVDTHRHTWQTALRGICADWSLKEYMTGIRMSLLPAYSPADVYAGNYVGAVEALDAGVTTVLDFSHCVNTPDDADEAYRGLADAGIRAVYGYGFNAAPSETPYFTDHDARIRDARRVAGKHFSGGDELVRMGVSLSEPGFVPFSRTKREIDTARELGALITVHTACFWGSRVCRGIREMDHLGLLGPDQVHVHCNALDDDELAMLARAGAKVSCTPESEIQMGMGHPVISRSLNLGIKPTLGCDIISLSSGDLFTQMRMGLQDARCLINDPLNALDQAPDTLPLSVRDALAWGTVNGAEALGLADVTGTLAPGKKADIVVVGGGLNVLPRPEPVGAMVVQANAANVRTVLVNGVIRKRDGELVGVSKERLRQQILESTDRLFERVNASGGVQSDASLIAWDSFNDIAAPNLAEAYNTKAADA, from the coding sequence ATGTCCCCTTCACGATCCCTGATCAAGGGCGGCTACGTCCTCTCCATGGACCCGCAGGTCGGCGAGATACCGGTCGGCGACATCCTGGTCGAAGACGACCGGATCGCACGGATCGCCCCACACATCGACGCCGATGCCGAAGTCATCGACGCCGAAGGCTGCGTCGTCATGCCAGGGATGGTCGACACCCACCGGCACACCTGGCAGACAGCCCTGCGCGGCATATGCGCCGACTGGTCCCTGAAGGAGTACATGACCGGGATCCGGATGAGTCTGCTCCCGGCCTACAGTCCGGCCGATGTCTACGCCGGAAACTACGTCGGCGCGGTCGAGGCCCTGGACGCCGGTGTCACCACAGTGCTGGACTTCTCGCACTGCGTGAACACCCCCGACGACGCCGACGAGGCGTACCGCGGCCTGGCCGACGCCGGCATCCGGGCCGTCTACGGCTACGGATTCAACGCCGCCCCCAGCGAGACCCCGTACTTCACGGACCACGACGCCCGTATCCGGGACGCGCGGCGGGTCGCCGGAAAGCACTTCAGCGGCGGCGACGAGCTGGTGAGGATGGGCGTCTCACTCAGCGAGCCCGGATTCGTGCCTTTCAGCAGGACCAAGCGCGAGATCGACACCGCACGCGAACTCGGTGCCCTCATCACCGTGCACACCGCCTGCTTCTGGGGCTCGAGGGTATGCCGCGGCATCCGCGAGATGGATCATCTTGGGCTGCTGGGACCCGACCAGGTGCATGTGCACTGCAACGCGCTCGACGACGATGAGCTCGCGATGCTGGCACGGGCCGGGGCGAAGGTGTCCTGTACCCCGGAGAGCGAGATCCAGATGGGCATGGGCCACCCGGTGATCAGCCGCTCACTGAATCTGGGCATCAAGCCGACGCTGGGCTGCGACATCATCTCGCTGTCCAGCGGCGACCTGTTCACCCAGATGCGCATGGGGCTGCAGGACGCCCGGTGCCTGATCAACGACCCGCTCAACGCGCTCGACCAGGCGCCGGACACCCTTCCGCTCAGCGTGCGGGACGCCCTGGCCTGGGGAACGGTCAACGGGGCCGAGGCCCTGGGGCTGGCGGACGTCACCGGAACCCTGGCCCCTGGGAAGAAGGCGGACATCGTCGTCGTCGGCGGCGGGCTCAATGTGCTGCCCCGCCCGGAGCCGGTCGGTGCGATGGTCGTTCAGGCCAACGCCGCCAACGTGCGAACGGTCCTGGTCAACGGCGTCATCCGGAAACGCGACGGCGAGCTTGTCGGGGTCTCCAAGGAGCGGCTGCGCCAGCAGATCCTGGAGTCCACGGACCGGCTCTTCGAGAGGGTCAACGCCTCCGGCGGGGTCCAGTCCGACGCGTCGCTGATCGCCTGGGACTCCTTCAACGACATCGCGGCCCCGAACCTGGCGGAGGCCTACAACACGAAGGCGGCCGACGCATGA
- a CDS encoding helix-turn-helix domain-containing protein, translating into MTESPVRGRIARRRDDPLSTWMPAVTDTLRAINAEQDLPHVLALIARHACELLDLKQCAVYVLQSDATFRLEGSHGLTPDYVAWANLEPMRLSESTASSGPPTARAALTMNPVCVRNIFDEPGLDRWHTMMAREGFHSVLAAPLRAADRTAMGTITGYTTEDRLFEAEQIRLMTLLSDHAAVAIAAARRRDSERAAIAELSSANEELLAHQRRVARLHFVQQELTRLLLQDVGLSGIAEFLAGELDAAIRIDSDDGTELATAPADSPLHPWLETVAHDEAGTARVMEAGGSGQARGSSRTDPVAVCLAPTTGAGLSRTRLWAARTSPERFDEDERWAMQGCALLIALERSRLERRSEAEARLTKDLLADLLSPAAMVHSESVMARATALGHHPHGPHTLALFVPVPDDSVPGPAARIPRMTTALLDLTRGMRPRPIVGSIGDSVVVLLPGEYARGAEGSPPTALGSLAGHAREATGGAVRCVVGPPVPSLAEIQPSLAVASRAGSLLTTASPEIVSMPDLGVYALLLESGSGEALTRFADATLAPIADSDLKRGGWLLPTLHTWLRAGMSTRGTAERLFVHPNTVGYRLKRVAAATGLDLSSPADLMSLQLALMVFEVRGDPRLRGVQRQAG; encoded by the coding sequence ATGACCGAATCCCCGGTCCGGGGCCGGATCGCCCGCCGTCGTGACGATCCGCTGTCCACGTGGATGCCCGCGGTGACCGACACCCTTCGCGCGATCAACGCCGAACAGGACCTTCCGCACGTCCTGGCCCTCATCGCCCGCCACGCATGTGAACTGCTGGATCTCAAGCAGTGCGCGGTCTATGTGCTGCAGTCCGACGCCACGTTCCGGCTGGAGGGCTCGCACGGGCTGACGCCCGACTATGTCGCGTGGGCCAACCTCGAACCGATGCGCCTGAGCGAAAGCACGGCGTCATCGGGCCCGCCAACGGCACGCGCCGCGCTGACCATGAACCCCGTGTGCGTGCGGAACATCTTCGACGAGCCGGGGCTGGACCGCTGGCACACGATGATGGCCCGGGAAGGCTTCCACAGCGTCCTGGCGGCCCCGCTACGAGCGGCCGACCGGACAGCCATGGGAACGATCACGGGGTACACGACGGAGGACCGGCTCTTCGAAGCCGAGCAGATCCGCCTGATGACGCTATTGAGCGACCATGCGGCGGTCGCCATCGCGGCCGCCCGGCGCCGCGATTCCGAGCGCGCCGCGATAGCCGAGCTCTCCTCCGCCAACGAGGAGTTGCTCGCGCATCAGCGGCGGGTGGCCCGGCTCCACTTCGTACAGCAGGAACTCACTCGGCTGCTGTTGCAGGACGTGGGCCTGTCCGGTATCGCCGAGTTCCTCGCCGGCGAACTGGACGCGGCGATCAGGATCGACAGCGACGACGGAACTGAACTGGCCACCGCGCCCGCGGACTCGCCGCTCCACCCATGGCTCGAGACGGTCGCGCACGACGAGGCCGGGACCGCGCGGGTGATGGAGGCCGGAGGCTCCGGCCAGGCGCGTGGCTCCAGCCGTACGGATCCGGTGGCGGTCTGTCTGGCCCCGACCACCGGGGCGGGCCTGTCGCGGACGCGGCTGTGGGCGGCGCGCACCTCACCGGAGCGCTTCGACGAGGACGAGCGTTGGGCGATGCAGGGCTGCGCGCTGCTGATCGCGCTGGAGCGCAGCCGTCTCGAGCGCCGGTCCGAGGCGGAGGCGCGGCTCACCAAAGACCTCCTCGCGGACCTGCTGTCACCGGCCGCGATGGTGCACTCGGAGTCCGTCATGGCTCGTGCCACGGCCCTGGGGCATCACCCTCACGGGCCGCACACGCTCGCGTTGTTCGTGCCCGTGCCGGACGACAGCGTCCCCGGCCCGGCAGCCAGGATCCCCCGGATGACCACCGCACTCCTCGACCTGACCCGGGGAATGCGGCCGCGGCCCATCGTCGGGTCGATCGGCGATTCCGTCGTCGTCCTGCTGCCGGGGGAGTACGCTCGCGGCGCTGAGGGCTCCCCACCGACGGCCTTGGGCTCCCTGGCCGGACACGCCCGGGAGGCGACCGGGGGAGCGGTACGGTGCGTTGTCGGCCCGCCGGTGCCGTCGCTCGCCGAGATCCAGCCCAGCCTCGCCGTCGCCTCCCGGGCGGGGAGTCTTCTGACCACTGCCTCGCCGGAGATCGTGAGCATGCCGGATCTCGGCGTCTACGCGCTGTTGCTGGAGTCCGGGAGCGGAGAGGCCCTGACGCGGTTCGCCGACGCCACGCTGGCACCGATCGCCGACTCCGACCTCAAGCGCGGCGGCTGGCTCCTCCCCACACTGCACACCTGGCTGCGCGCGGGTATGTCCACCCGCGGCACCGCCGAGCGGCTCTTCGTCCATCCGAACACGGTGGGCTATCGGCTGAAGCGGGTGGCCGCGGCGACGGGTCTCGATCTCTCCAGCCCCGCGGACCTCATGTCGCTCCAGCTCGCCCTCATGGTCTTCGAGGTGCGGGGCGATCCGCGCCTGCGCGGCGTGCAGCGGCAGGCCGGCTGA
- a CDS encoding N-acyl homoserine lactonase family protein, with product MKPKKTANKLWALEGPVLTMARGDLMTGGAGVVKIPVPVFLIEHDQGLVLVDTGLNPAAAENAEAVYGDLMSFLLIDYRPEHTVERQLAAIGHRCSDITHVVVSHGHFDHTGGVSLFSGAQFYLGAGELDHVHADVGDQLRACRGEDFLSLDRRALTEFEHDIDLFGDGAIDVLLVPGHTPGNAAVLVRLPTRSVLLTADTVHLRHAWEHELPMPIDHDHARASESIRRLKRIAADAHAEVWIPHDPDDWRAFGAPGAYQ from the coding sequence ATGAAGCCCAAGAAGACCGCGAACAAGCTGTGGGCGCTTGAAGGCCCCGTTTTGACCATGGCGCGCGGAGACCTGATGACCGGCGGCGCCGGTGTCGTCAAGATCCCGGTGCCGGTCTTTCTCATCGAACACGACCAGGGTCTCGTCCTGGTCGACACCGGACTGAACCCGGCCGCGGCTGAGAACGCCGAAGCCGTCTACGGGGACCTGATGTCGTTCCTGCTCATCGACTACCGTCCCGAACACACCGTCGAGCGGCAGCTCGCCGCCATCGGGCACCGGTGCTCCGACATCACCCACGTCGTCGTGTCACACGGACATTTCGACCACACGGGCGGAGTGAGTCTGTTCAGTGGCGCGCAGTTCTACCTCGGCGCCGGCGAGCTCGATCATGTCCACGCCGACGTCGGGGATCAGCTGCGGGCCTGCCGCGGGGAAGACTTCCTCTCGCTGGACCGGCGCGCCTTGACGGAGTTCGAGCACGACATCGACCTCTTCGGCGACGGGGCGATCGACGTGCTGCTGGTGCCGGGTCACACTCCGGGCAATGCCGCGGTGCTGGTCCGGCTGCCCACCCGGAGCGTCCTGCTCACCGCCGACACCGTGCATCTGCGCCACGCCTGGGAACACGAACTGCCGATGCCGATCGACCATGACCACGCGCGGGCTAGCGAGTCGATCCGTCGGCTCAAACGAATAGCGGCGGACGCGCACGCCGAGGTCTGGATTCCTCACGATCCGGACGATTGGCGGGCGTTCGGCGCCCCCGGCGCCTATCAGTAA